One stretch of Prunus persica cultivar Lovell chromosome G1, Prunus_persica_NCBIv2, whole genome shotgun sequence DNA includes these proteins:
- the LOC109946652 gene encoding RING finger protein B-like, which translates to MTDQINYRQQQDPSFVCPERLQLWKDEKNEDSEKKMKELWDIFIQAEKRSKELEVELATYIEKLDNEECVTATMTVESTVQLNEIQNLKRRIAELEGKETGIDMEKIAKKKEIQEKYKAEIESLLSDPTIFEMEMDLPTKQPTQPVEEKEEEKQQEEREEEKKQDAPAPDVPSRVQRVKNRERKRLQASCYVYEKNKKTKKEAKKDDEELPQFKLISSEEVCNYCSSSCCFFLFSALQKQKLQCSFRFLQCSVLSALQKWKLHCSFCFIE; encoded by the coding sequence ATGACAGACCAAATCAACTACCGCCAACAACAAGATCCTAGCTTCGTTTGCCCGGAAAGATTACAACTGTGGAAGGATGAAAAGAATGAAGACagtgagaagaaaatgaaggaattgTGGGATATATTTATCCAAGCAGAAAAGAGATCAAAGGAGCTGGAAGTGGAGTTGGCAACATACATAGAGAAATTAGATAATGAAGAATGTGTGACTGCCACCATGACAGTGGAATCTACAGTTCAGcttaatgaaatacaaaatctgaaaaggaGGATTGCAGAATTGGAAGGCAAGGAAACTGGTATTGACATGGAGAAGATTGCCAAGAAAAAGGAGATTCAAGAAAAGTACAAGGCAGAAATTGAAAGCTTGTTGTCAGACCCAACAATCTTTGAAATGGAGATGGATCTGCCTACAAAACAACCAACACAACCagttgaagagaaagaagaagaaaagcaacaagaagagagagaagaagagaagaagcaagatGCTCCAGCACCTGATGTTCCTTCAAGAGTACAAAGGGtgaagaacagagaaagaaagaggcttCAAGCATCTTGCTATGTGtacgaaaaaaataagaaaacaaaaaaggaggcAAAAAAGGATGATGAAGAACTACCACAATTCAAGCTTATCTCTTCCGAGGAGGTATGCAATTACTGCAGTTCAAGCTGctgcttttttctattttctgcattgcagaaacagaaactgcaatgcagtttccgttTCCTGCAATGCAGTGTGTTATCTGCTTTacagaaatggaaactgcattgcagtttctgttttatcgaatga
- the LOC109946677 gene encoding uncharacterized protein LOC109946677, with amino-acid sequence MQTESPQYMSTWTWAYMQSFLEPSWHRFLYEPLLEKLGKCNVLFFPIISQEEFHFTLLTFHKNERKWRHYNPLRSLGRRKEERCIDIARNFVNIVEGWLEYIRPQARVFIETKKKPTLVKQKEGPPTLVQKDLTPNEELTLKWIMQNPLQFPFEDDMECAQQSASS; translated from the exons ATGCAGACAGAGAGTCCACAGTACATGTCCACATGGACTTGG GCTTACATGCAAAGCTTCCTAGAGCCATCTTGGCACAGGTTCCTGTATGAACCCTTACTTGAAAAACTCGGGAAATGCaatgttcttttcttcccAATTATTTCACAAGAAGAGTTCCACTTCACACTTCTCACATTTCACAAAAATGAACGAAAGTGGAGACACTACAATCCACTTAGATCGTTGGGAcgtagaaaagaagaaaggtgcATTGACATTGCTCGAAACTTT gttaataTTGTTGAAGGGTGGCTAGAATATATAAGACCTCAAGCACGAGTGTtcatagaaacaaaaaaaaaaccaacacttGTGAAGCAAAAGGAAGGGCCCCCAACACTTGTACAAAAAGATTTGACTCCAAATGAAGAACTCACTCTCAAATGGATTATGCAAAATccattgcagtttccatttgagGATGACATGGAATGTGCTCAACAAAGTGCATCTTCGTAA